In the Leptospira sp. WS4.C2 genome, one interval contains:
- a CDS encoding flavin reductase family protein: MKTFPFIYNEPKEFLNFLQPKEWADFLLGEINPRFSVTAIKAKVVAIHEETADARTLVLKPNWLWKGFIAGQHVPVTVEIAGRRVTRFYSLSSVPGEKYLSITVKRQSGGLVSNFINQNIKKGDLLELGEASGEFVLPKTAPSKLLFLAGGSGITPIHSILKQLQKLKYNGKATLLYFVRSFEDIILRSSLEEIAKVTGWLEIRYVFSDLPKEGYDSGFLTKEILQKYTDDLKSYSVYVCGPAPMQTKALSLLEGNEVKSELFMLPGQSTLKVKKTGTVDVFLSLSHKTIQVKGERSLLEELEDQGIYPQSGCRMGICHTCVCKKTAGSVTDLAKDEVSELGEENIQICISRAESNLELEL, from the coding sequence ATGAAAACATTTCCTTTTATCTACAACGAACCCAAGGAATTTCTGAATTTCCTACAACCGAAAGAGTGGGCGGATTTTCTTCTCGGAGAAATCAATCCGAGGTTTTCTGTAACTGCGATCAAGGCAAAGGTTGTTGCCATCCATGAAGAAACTGCGGATGCAAGAACATTGGTTTTGAAACCCAATTGGTTATGGAAAGGATTTATCGCAGGGCAACATGTTCCTGTCACTGTAGAGATTGCGGGAAGGCGAGTGACCAGATTTTATTCTTTGTCCTCTGTTCCTGGAGAGAAGTATTTATCAATTACAGTAAAACGCCAGTCAGGTGGTCTTGTTTCCAACTTTATCAACCAAAATATCAAAAAAGGTGATTTGTTGGAATTGGGTGAGGCTTCTGGTGAGTTTGTCCTTCCAAAAACTGCACCTTCTAAACTTTTATTTTTGGCTGGTGGAAGTGGAATCACTCCTATTCATTCCATTCTAAAACAACTTCAAAAATTGAAATACAATGGTAAAGCTACTCTTCTATACTTCGTTAGGTCTTTTGAAGATATCATCTTACGTTCTTCCTTAGAAGAGATCGCAAAAGTCACAGGCTGGTTAGAAATTCGTTATGTTTTTTCGGATCTTCCTAAAGAAGGATACGATTCCGGTTTTTTAACCAAAGAAATTTTACAGAAGTATACTGATGATTTAAAATCCTATTCTGTTTATGTATGTGGTCCGGCACCAATGCAAACCAAGGCTCTTTCTCTTTTAGAAGGAAACGAAGTGAAGTCGGAGTTATTTATGTTACCTGGTCAATCGACATTGAAGGTCAAAAAAACAGGAACCGTGGATGTATTTCTTTCCCTAAGTCATAAAACGATCCAAGTGAAAGGGGAACGTTCCTTACTAGAAGAATTAGAAGACCAAGGAATTTATCCTCAAAGTGGATGTCGAATGGGTATTTGCCATACTTGTGTTTGTAAAAAAACAGCTGGTTCTGTTACGGATTTAGCAAAAGACGAAGTATCTGAGTTAGGTGAAGAAAACATTCAGATTTGTATCTCTCGTGCGGAATCAAATTTGGAATTAGAACTCTAG
- a CDS encoding histidine kinase dimerization/phosphoacceptor domain -containing protein: MKLTEIKHSLGHILLVEDEAILAVSQAEFLKSKGYSVQYVSNADDAIASVTSGEKVDLVLMDINLSDQEDGVQLAERILKIREIPILFVSGYSDKKVLDRVCKIKHYGYVPKISSPEIVECMIKSALQLYQAEQTLAFREKELRITFEAMGDGVIVLSPEGLIREINHKALDMLGYQKSEVFEKDLTSFLYLVQADARIRVSYSFLNSSTELLQTERRNDLIIVSRTGRETHVTETISPILDTEKNLNGIVIVFRETPDTPVMVPPKDGESLYAKVFQLSPIAMAISTVKDGTYLDVNSSMETIFRLEKAKVVGKKTEEFKAWSNPEQIEQLNKIYQEKGRLSGERMSVGHADGTKFEVLVFSQTFEIAGERFNLWINLDVTKILDIEGRLAKSLEEKDVLLKELQHRVKNTLAIISGLLNLESFKVENEVAKQSFLNAQSRIMSMSKVYENLYQSEDLESVDLRKYIEDLVFSLHDIFVLNPTKIKFDVKLDDVRLDLKRTLPLGLILNELLTNALKYAYPNDKGGDIRIHLSRSNENIILSVGDDGEGLPDSVNIEKGNHFGYELIRSLTSQLKGVFSSVSKKGEGLNIMISFPQNTKDKNT, encoded by the coding sequence ATGAAGCTTACCGAAATCAAACATAGTTTAGGTCACATCCTCCTTGTAGAGGATGAAGCTATCTTGGCGGTTTCCCAGGCCGAATTTCTGAAGTCAAAAGGGTATTCTGTTCAGTATGTTTCTAACGCTGATGATGCCATTGCTTCCGTAACTTCTGGCGAAAAGGTAGATTTAGTGCTAATGGACATTAATCTCTCTGACCAAGAGGACGGAGTACAGTTAGCCGAAAGAATTCTCAAAATCAGAGAAATTCCGATTCTTTTTGTTAGTGGTTATTCTGACAAAAAGGTACTCGATCGAGTTTGTAAAATAAAACACTACGGTTATGTTCCAAAGATTTCAAGCCCAGAAATTGTTGAGTGTATGATTAAATCGGCGCTCCAACTATATCAGGCAGAACAAACGTTAGCTTTTAGAGAGAAAGAGCTTCGAATCACTTTTGAGGCCATGGGGGATGGCGTGATTGTTCTGTCTCCAGAAGGATTAATTCGAGAAATCAATCATAAAGCTTTGGATATGTTGGGTTATCAAAAATCCGAAGTATTTGAAAAGGATCTTACTTCTTTTTTATATTTGGTGCAAGCGGATGCAAGAATTAGAGTATCCTATTCTTTTTTAAATTCATCCACCGAATTACTTCAGACTGAACGGAGAAATGATTTGATAATCGTTTCTCGCACCGGTCGTGAAACACATGTTACCGAAACCATATCTCCGATTTTGGATACGGAAAAAAATCTAAACGGGATCGTGATTGTATTTCGAGAAACACCTGACACTCCCGTTATGGTCCCACCAAAAGATGGAGAAAGTCTGTATGCAAAGGTTTTCCAACTGAGCCCCATTGCAATGGCTATCTCCACAGTCAAGGATGGAACATATCTAGATGTGAACTCTTCTATGGAGACTATCTTTCGATTGGAAAAAGCCAAGGTTGTTGGCAAAAAAACAGAAGAGTTTAAAGCCTGGAGTAATCCAGAACAGATAGAACAATTGAATAAAATCTATCAGGAAAAAGGACGGTTATCTGGGGAAAGGATGTCTGTCGGACATGCTGATGGAACCAAGTTTGAAGTTCTCGTTTTTAGCCAAACCTTTGAAATTGCCGGAGAACGTTTCAATTTGTGGATTAACTTGGATGTCACAAAAATTTTGGACATAGAAGGTCGATTGGCAAAGTCTTTAGAAGAAAAAGATGTTCTTCTGAAAGAACTACAACATCGCGTTAAAAATACTCTCGCTATCATTTCTGGACTTCTGAATTTAGAATCCTTTAAGGTTGAAAATGAAGTCGCAAAACAATCGTTTTTAAATGCACAATCTAGGATCATGTCTATGTCCAAGGTGTATGAAAACCTTTACCAATCCGAAGATTTGGAGTCTGTGGATCTTCGTAAGTACATTGAAGATTTGGTGTTTAGCCTTCATGATATTTTTGTTCTCAATCCAACAAAAATAAAATTTGATGTGAAGTTGGATGATGTTCGTTTGGATTTAAAACGTACGTTGCCACTGGGACTAATCCTCAACGAATTATTAACTAATGCATTAAAATATGCCTATCCTAATGATAAAGGTGGAGACATCCGCATTCATTTATCCCGTTCAAATGAAAATATTATTTTATCGGTTGGAGATGATGGAGAGGGTTTGCCGGATTCGGTGAATATCGAAAAAGGAAATCATTTTGGTTATGAGTTAATTCGCAGTTTAACCTCCCAATTAAAAGGAGTTTTCTCTTCTGTTTCTAAAAAGGGAGAAGGGTTGAATATCATGATTTCTTTCCCGCAAAATACTAAGGATAAAAATACTTAA
- a CDS encoding TetR family transcriptional regulator: MKLNKRYAQKLRTHSNLLEGALRLMGEEKGLGDLSLREVAGEAGIVPAAFYRHFKNMEELGLSLVDDCGGRIQAIVGDARNKGAYKSALRLTIGFFFDYVANNRSLFRFIARERTGGNQKIREKIRESMKAIAAELAKDMRMPKMISEGDIQFASELIVSLCFQMASDFLDLATDAHSEMRKLKLQTIKQVRLVFIGTIRGRKRR, translated from the coding sequence ATGAAACTCAACAAACGATATGCACAGAAGCTCCGAACCCACAGCAATCTGTTGGAAGGTGCCTTGCGCCTCATGGGAGAAGAGAAAGGGCTTGGAGACCTAAGCCTTCGCGAAGTGGCGGGAGAGGCGGGAATTGTGCCTGCGGCCTTCTATCGGCATTTCAAGAATATGGAAGAGTTGGGTTTGTCCCTTGTGGATGACTGCGGAGGCCGAATCCAGGCCATTGTGGGAGATGCCAGAAACAAAGGTGCTTATAAATCTGCCTTGCGGCTGACCATTGGGTTTTTCTTCGATTACGTAGCAAACAACCGGTCCCTGTTTCGTTTCATCGCTAGAGAACGAACGGGGGGAAATCAAAAGATCCGAGAAAAGATTCGAGAATCCATGAAGGCCATTGCCGCAGAACTAGCCAAAGACATGCGTATGCCAAAAATGATTTCTGAAGGAGACATCCAATTTGCCTCAGAGCTGATTGTTAGCCTCTGTTTTCAAATGGCCTCGGACTTTTTAGATCTTGCAACCGATGCCCATTCTGAAATGAGAAAACTAAAACTACAAACGATCAAACAGGTTCGATTGGTTTTTATTGGAACGATTCGAGGGCGAAAACGAAGATAA